A genomic stretch from Rhodanobacter soli includes:
- a CDS encoding sugar phosphate nucleotidyltransferase, whose translation MPRAEEAIVLVGGLGTRLRSVVADVPKPLASVAGRPFLAHLLDQLAASGLRRVILATGYMAEKIEQTIGARWADMDIAYSKEPEPLGTGGAIRLAAALLQGNGVHLANGDTFLRYDPSALERVVFATGAMLGIALARVHDVGRYGAVEVADGRVIAFREKGGHGPGLINAGSYFLTAAAVDGLPGDESAYSFESRVLLPSALAGEVAAMDDTRDFIDIGVPDDYARAQQLFGR comes from the coding sequence ATGCCAAGGGCTGAAGAGGCCATAGTCCTCGTTGGTGGCCTGGGGACGCGCCTGCGCAGTGTGGTTGCCGACGTACCCAAACCGCTGGCATCCGTAGCCGGGCGTCCCTTTCTCGCCCATCTGCTCGATCAACTGGCAGCGAGTGGTCTGCGCCGGGTGATTCTCGCCACCGGCTACATGGCCGAGAAGATCGAGCAAACGATCGGTGCGCGCTGGGCCGACATGGACATCGCCTATTCAAAAGAGCCGGAACCGTTGGGCACGGGTGGGGCGATCCGCCTTGCCGCCGCGCTGCTTCAAGGGAACGGCGTGCATCTGGCCAATGGCGACACATTTCTTCGTTATGACCCAAGCGCGCTTGAACGCGTAGTTTTTGCGACTGGGGCCATGCTGGGCATCGCACTGGCCAGAGTCCATGATGTGGGCCGCTATGGGGCCGTTGAGGTTGCCGATGGCCGAGTCATTGCTTTCCGCGAAAAAGGCGGTCATGGCCCGGGTCTTATCAATGCTGGAAGCTATTTCCTGACCGCGGCGGCTGTTGATGGTCTGCCCGGCGATGAGAGCGCCTATTCTTTCGAGAGCCGAGTTCTATTGCCCAGTGCTTTGGCGGGAGAGGTGGCCGCCATGGACGACACCCGTGACTTTATAGATATTGGTGTGCCTGACGACTATGCCCGCGCGCAGCAACTGTTCGGACGATGA
- a CDS encoding D-glycero-alpha-D-manno-heptose-1,7-bisphosphate 7-phosphatase, translating to MSTQPKPGIYVPGGLQSAMSEARRRALFLDRDGVINVNHGYVHTIEQTEWVPGIFELCATARDAGYALVVVTNQAGIARGYYSESEFLDYTRWMHEEFAVRGAVILATIYCPHHPEAGLGALRIECGCRKPASGMFTVASDLFNLALGDSMMVGDKESDLLAASGAGVLRGFLVDSSKPEPLARVIEHLGRAANSTMERGT from the coding sequence ATGAGCACCCAGCCGAAACCAGGTATCTATGTTCCGGGCGGATTGCAATCTGCGATGAGCGAGGCTAGACGCCGCGCCTTGTTTCTGGATCGCGATGGCGTCATCAATGTCAATCACGGATACGTGCACACGATCGAACAAACCGAATGGGTGCCGGGCATTTTTGAACTCTGCGCGACTGCACGCGACGCAGGGTACGCGCTGGTCGTGGTCACCAATCAGGCAGGCATAGCCCGTGGCTACTACAGCGAGTCAGAGTTTCTCGATTACACGCGCTGGATGCATGAAGAATTTGCAGTGCGTGGCGCGGTGATTCTCGCCACGATTTATTGTCCGCACCACCCCGAAGCTGGACTGGGGGCTTTACGTATAGAGTGTGGTTGTCGTAAACCGGCCTCCGGGATGTTCACGGTCGCCAGCGATCTTTTTAATCTGGCATTGGGGGATTCTATGATGGTGGGTGACAAGGAAAGTGATTTGCTCGCTGCATCGGGAGCGGGAGTCCTGAGAGGGTTCTTGGTCGATTCCAGCAAGCCTGAGCCGCTCGCCCGAGTCATCGAGCACCTAGGTCGGGCAGCAAATTCAACGATGGAACGCGGCACTTGA
- a CDS encoding class I SAM-dependent methyltransferase: MSNEYESITQWFAQKIEPVHPVGEVLERYHAQHPRAIFLKTLPADATMLDVGAGDGGLEVFRHWPAPKRLDIKLFAYSLEKGASFDKYDGYELGDWDQRLPELGGKKFDAIYSSHFIEHIKDRGAYVNWCASRLEPGGQVYIEWPAHDSQFCPTIQELSKVGFASITANFRDDRTHKDLPSRADMLHHLESAGLIVDAQAIIRMPVFENDLLAHYRETGDVVSLQFAYWLRTGWCQFVTAHAPEAALPEK; encoded by the coding sequence GTGAGCAACGAATACGAGTCCATAACGCAGTGGTTTGCTCAGAAGATAGAACCGGTTCATCCCGTCGGGGAGGTACTAGAGCGTTATCATGCGCAACACCCGCGCGCAATTTTCCTTAAAACCCTTCCTGCAGATGCGACCATGCTCGATGTAGGCGCCGGTGATGGTGGGCTTGAAGTGTTCAGGCATTGGCCGGCTCCGAAGCGACTGGATATAAAGCTGTTCGCATACTCGCTCGAAAAAGGGGCGAGTTTCGACAAATATGATGGGTACGAGCTGGGGGACTGGGATCAACGCTTACCGGAATTGGGCGGAAAGAAGTTCGATGCGATCTATTCATCTCACTTCATTGAACATATAAAAGATCGAGGTGCATACGTAAACTGGTGTGCTTCACGCCTCGAGCCGGGTGGGCAAGTCTATATTGAATGGCCGGCGCACGATTCGCAGTTCTGCCCAACTATCCAGGAGCTTTCGAAAGTGGGCTTCGCGTCCATCACCGCGAATTTCCGTGATGATCGAACGCACAAGGATCTGCCAAGCAGGGCGGACATGCTTCACCATCTCGAAAGCGCAGGGCTGATCGTGGATGCGCAAGCCATCATTCGCATGCCTGTCTTCGAAAATGACTTGCTTGCGCACTATCGCGAAACCGGAGATGTGGTGTCACTACAGTTTGCCTACTGGCTGCGAACCGGGTGGTGCCAGTTTGTGACTGCTCATGCACCAGAGGCGGCTCTTCCGGAGAAGTAA
- a CDS encoding class I SAM-dependent methyltransferase, with amino-acid sequence MQDDRGIKHIFTFPWAYNVFQGLVGATKARRWVSERFWQARVGQKVVDIGCGPGSIVHLLPAGVKYVGFDISDEYISSARVKFAGDPDKMFLVGVAEDYVDHLPAQMQGADLVLINGLLHHLDDNEALIALKLARASMAPSGRLVCLEACFLISQAPLAHWMLKQDRGKNVRTEPEWKALVAKVFEKSESYILTGLLRIPYTLIVIEAKL; translated from the coding sequence GTGCAAGACGATCGTGGCATCAAGCACATTTTCACGTTTCCCTGGGCCTACAACGTTTTTCAGGGCCTTGTCGGCGCCACGAAGGCGCGAAGATGGGTCAGCGAGCGTTTCTGGCAAGCCCGGGTAGGTCAAAAAGTTGTGGATATCGGCTGCGGTCCGGGCAGCATCGTGCATCTACTTCCGGCCGGCGTGAAGTATGTAGGCTTCGACATCAGCGACGAGTACATTTCGAGTGCGCGTGTTAAATTCGCGGGCGATCCAGACAAGATGTTCCTGGTAGGAGTAGCCGAAGACTATGTTGACCATCTCCCCGCGCAGATGCAGGGGGCTGATTTGGTCCTCATCAACGGATTGCTGCATCATCTCGATGACAACGAGGCCTTGATTGCGCTGAAACTTGCGCGTGCGTCAATGGCGCCCAGTGGCAGGTTGGTCTGTCTGGAAGCCTGCTTTTTGATCAGCCAAGCTCCGCTGGCTCACTGGATGCTCAAGCAGGATCGCGGGAAGAACGTCCGTACCGAGCCGGAATGGAAAGCCCTGGTTGCAAAAGTGTTCGAGAAATCAGAAAGCTATATTTTGACAGGACTGCTGCGGATTCCCTACACGTTGATTGTCATCGAGGCGAAGCTCTAA
- a CDS encoding class I SAM-dependent methyltransferase: MNKSVKPEFDQYAEGYTDLHRASIRVSGEDPTFFAAYKTTYMAAWLGDGVDAGSFSILDFGCGVGNTIDHLRRAFPAASLHGADLSGESIRLATESHAHQATFRTIENARLPYEDKSFDTVMAACVFHHIPPAERTHWMSEIRRVLKPGGHVFVFEHNMLNPLTLKTVRDCPFDEDAILLPRSELLDLARHAEFDSICCRYIVFFPRPLSFLRPLEPAMGWIPFGAQYVVHGTASRICA, encoded by the coding sequence ATGAACAAGTCAGTCAAACCCGAGTTCGACCAGTATGCCGAGGGATACACTGATCTTCATCGTGCCAGCATACGAGTCAGCGGCGAGGATCCCACTTTTTTTGCGGCGTACAAAACTACGTACATGGCCGCATGGCTCGGGGATGGCGTCGACGCCGGATCGTTTTCAATTCTCGATTTCGGCTGTGGCGTCGGCAATACCATTGATCACCTGCGCCGGGCGTTTCCTGCAGCGTCGCTGCACGGTGCCGATCTATCGGGCGAAAGTATCCGACTTGCCACCGAATCCCATGCCCATCAGGCAACATTCCGCACCATCGAAAACGCTCGCCTCCCGTACGAGGACAAGAGCTTCGACACCGTCATGGCGGCTTGTGTTTTTCACCACATACCACCTGCCGAGCGTACACACTGGATGAGCGAAATCAGGCGGGTATTGAAACCAGGCGGTCACGTTTTCGTCTTCGAGCACAACATGCTCAATCCACTGACCCTGAAAACGGTTCGGGATTGTCCCTTCGATGAAGACGCGATACTGCTACCGCGTTCGGAATTGCTCGATCTAGCCCGGCATGCGGAATTCGATAGCATCTGTTGCCGGTACATCGTGTTCTTCCCGCGCCCACTCTCCTTCCTGCGTCCACTCGAACCGGCCATGGGCTGGATACCGTTTGGCGCACAATATGTCGTTCACGGCACCGCCAGCCGGATTTGCGCCTGA
- a CDS encoding GtrA family protein has translation MLRFLVGGILNVAVGYGSYLILLHWFSYEVAYAIAYLLGIIVSYVFGALYVFRQPMRWRSALRYPLVYLLQFLLGLILLRILVELVHMPQQFAPLAVAVLTIPATFLASRTIIRMN, from the coding sequence ATGCTGCGCTTCCTAGTCGGAGGGATATTGAATGTCGCCGTTGGCTATGGCAGCTATCTGATACTGCTGCACTGGTTCAGCTACGAGGTGGCATACGCCATCGCGTATTTACTGGGCATCATCGTGTCGTATGTATTCGGCGCGCTCTACGTGTTCCGCCAGCCCATGCGTTGGCGCTCAGCACTGCGTTACCCACTGGTATATCTTTTACAGTTCCTGCTGGGCTTGATCCTGCTCAGGATTCTGGTCGAGCTGGTACACATGCCCCAGCAGTTTGCGCCACTGGCCGTCGCCGTGCTCACCATACCGGCAACATTCCTAGCGTCGCGAACCATCATTCGTATGAATTAA
- a CDS encoding glycosyltransferase family 2 protein: MSDNLANPTSDVPVPDVSIVVPVYGGSAALPELCRRLDQALQSAGLNHEVILVDDRGQPDTWGVICAIAARYPRVRGLRLGRNFGQHAATICGIAHAHGEWIVTMDDDLEHPPESVPTLLAAGDEDHPLVYGTFEKRTHAAYRNLSSELMRRMLKRAFPDLNEDYCSFRAIHAPLAKQLDRFGFDRPYIDGMLSWLTSSTRSVSVPHQQRQHGESTYTMRKLLSHAANIFVTFSYLPLRIATFGGAALAAISFLYLLYVVYGRLSGSITNPGYASLMSVVLFACGIQLLILGVVGEYVGRLMGATFRRPVYVVDCDTGSQ, encoded by the coding sequence ATGAGCGACAATCTCGCAAACCCAACCAGCGATGTACCCGTGCCGGACGTCTCCATCGTGGTACCCGTATATGGTGGCAGCGCAGCATTACCGGAATTGTGCCGCCGACTCGATCAGGCCCTGCAATCGGCCGGGCTCAATCATGAGGTAATCCTGGTCGACGACCGTGGGCAACCTGATACCTGGGGCGTGATCTGTGCGATCGCTGCACGGTACCCGCGAGTGCGCGGATTGCGCCTTGGCCGGAATTTTGGCCAGCACGCCGCCACCATTTGTGGCATCGCTCATGCCCACGGGGAGTGGATCGTCACGATGGATGATGATCTCGAACATCCACCCGAATCTGTCCCCACCCTGCTTGCGGCCGGTGACGAGGACCACCCGCTAGTTTACGGCACCTTCGAGAAACGCACCCATGCCGCCTATCGAAACCTGAGCTCGGAACTGATGCGACGCATGCTCAAGCGCGCATTTCCCGACCTCAACGAGGACTATTGTTCGTTCCGCGCCATCCACGCACCACTGGCCAAGCAGCTTGACCGTTTCGGGTTCGACCGCCCTTACATCGACGGCATGCTGTCCTGGTTGACCTCGTCGACGCGCAGCGTCAGCGTGCCACACCAGCAGCGGCAGCACGGCGAAAGCACTTACACTATGCGTAAGCTGCTCTCACACGCAGCCAACATTTTCGTCACTTTCTCCTACCTTCCATTGCGGATCGCCACGTTTGGTGGGGCAGCGTTGGCCGCCATCAGCTTTCTCTATCTGCTTTACGTGGTCTACGGCCGATTGAGCGGCAGCATCACCAATCCAGGCTACGCGTCGCTCATGTCCGTGGTGCTGTTTGCTTGCGGCATCCAGTTGCTGATACTCGGCGTGGTCGGCGAATACGTAGGCCGACTGATGGGTGCCACGTTCCGGCGTCCGGTCTACGTGGTGGACTGTGACACAGGCAGTCAATAG
- a CDS encoding glycosyltransferase family 2 protein, giving the protein MKLIIQIPCLNESETLAIALAELPREVAGFDSVEWLIIDDGSTDNTAEVARQNGVHHVVRHPVNRGLAVGFMSGLDACLRLGADVIVNTDADNQYCGADIPKLTAPILALQADIVIGARPIDQTEHFSWIKKKLQRLGSWAVRMASKTDVADAPSGFRAMSREAAMRLNVFNAYTYTLETIIQAGQSNLSILSVPIRTNGDLRPSRLVKSIGSYVKRSLITILRVFVIYRPLALFFYSGLVFLLAGTIAGGRFLYFYLEDGGEGHIQSVIFASLCITLGMLFNMMGLIGDLIATNRKLLERIDVRLQHLEFGSRRRNHDDD; this is encoded by the coding sequence ATGAAACTCATCATCCAGATTCCATGCCTCAACGAATCCGAAACCCTGGCCATCGCCCTGGCAGAGCTGCCACGCGAGGTCGCAGGTTTCGACTCCGTCGAATGGCTGATCATCGACGATGGCTCAACCGACAACACGGCAGAAGTCGCCCGCCAGAACGGTGTCCATCACGTGGTGCGCCACCCGGTGAACCGCGGCCTCGCGGTGGGTTTCATGTCCGGCCTCGACGCCTGCCTGAGGCTCGGCGCAGATGTCATCGTCAATACCGATGCGGACAACCAGTACTGCGGTGCGGACATTCCCAAACTGACGGCACCGATCCTGGCCCTGCAGGCCGACATCGTCATTGGCGCCCGTCCGATCGACCAGACCGAGCACTTCTCCTGGATCAAGAAGAAGCTTCAACGCCTTGGCAGCTGGGCGGTGCGCATGGCCAGCAAGACTGACGTTGCGGATGCCCCGAGCGGCTTCCGTGCCATGTCGCGCGAAGCAGCCATGCGCCTGAACGTGTTCAACGCCTATACCTACACACTGGAGACCATCATCCAGGCCGGCCAGAGCAACCTGAGCATCCTCTCGGTGCCAATCCGTACCAATGGTGACCTGCGGCCGTCACGCCTCGTGAAAAGCATAGGCAGCTACGTCAAGCGCTCGCTCATCACGATCCTGCGCGTCTTCGTGATATATCGCCCACTGGCGCTTTTCTTCTACTCGGGATTGGTCTTTCTTCTCGCCGGGACAATCGCTGGCGGCCGGTTTCTCTACTTTTATCTCGAGGATGGCGGAGAGGGCCACATTCAGTCGGTCATTTTTGCATCCCTGTGCATCACGCTCGGCATGCTCTTCAACATGATGGGGCTGATCGGCGACCTGATAGCGACCAACCGCAAACTGCTGGAACGAATCGATGTCCGTCTCCAGCATCTGGAATTCGGAAGCCGCCGCCGGAACCACGACGATGATTGA
- a CDS encoding lysylphosphatidylglycerol synthase domain-containing protein, producing the protein MKRILKGLGLVLALVAGGYFVIYAHRALAGKDLSALLDNRVLVATASLTLLYTLSILTTAVAWARLLRAMRQPAGLARLLPILATTQFGKYLPGNVAQHIGRIALARGMGVQMSPALLSVAYELLLALVASAHIGALTLLWAPPAELLQLQITQYRVPLLIVVTVGALSALLLAPRIAIWLTRLRNPVREGVIAAPARLHLDPATVGSCYALYASSFVMIGYGLWLVAGSLTPAGVLMPGPVFFIGAFASSWILGFVAPGAPAGLGIREAMLSAWLSGVLPPVEVVLLVVALRIATTLGDLINFIWGSVFMFRQRDG; encoded by the coding sequence ATGAAGCGAATACTGAAAGGCCTCGGCCTGGTGCTGGCACTCGTGGCCGGCGGCTATTTCGTGATCTATGCGCATCGCGCCTTGGCTGGCAAGGATTTATCCGCGCTGCTCGACAATAGGGTACTTGTTGCCACGGCTAGCCTTACTCTGCTCTACACCCTGTCCATTCTGACAACGGCTGTCGCCTGGGCCAGGCTGTTGCGAGCCATGCGCCAGCCTGCCGGACTCGCACGCCTGCTGCCTATCCTGGCCACCACTCAGTTCGGCAAATACCTCCCGGGCAATGTAGCCCAGCACATCGGACGCATCGCATTGGCGCGTGGCATGGGCGTGCAGATGTCGCCAGCACTACTTTCCGTAGCCTACGAACTCCTGCTGGCGCTGGTCGCCAGCGCGCACATTGGCGCACTCACCTTACTGTGGGCGCCTCCAGCTGAATTGCTGCAGTTGCAAATAACCCAATACCGGGTGCCGCTACTGATTGTGGTAACCGTAGGTGCACTGAGCGCATTGCTGCTGGCGCCCCGCATTGCCATTTGGCTGACCCGTTTGCGAAACCCCGTCCGTGAAGGAGTCATAGCCGCGCCGGCAAGACTGCACCTCGATCCGGCAACGGTCGGTAGCTGCTACGCACTGTATGCGAGCAGCTTCGTCATGATCGGCTACGGCCTCTGGCTAGTTGCGGGCTCATTGACGCCCGCAGGCGTATTGATGCCTGGCCCGGTATTCTTCATTGGCGCATTCGCCAGCAGCTGGATCCTGGGCTTTGTCGCCCCCGGCGCGCCGGCCGGCCTGGGTATCCGAGAAGCCATGTTGAGCGCCTGGCTCAGCGGAGTGCTTCCCCCCGTGGAAGTGGTCCTGCTTGTTGTCGCATTGCGCATAGCCACCACCTTGGGTGATCTGATCAACTTTATCTGGGGGAGCGTGTTCATGTTTCGGCAGCGGGATGGCTGA
- a CDS encoding NAD-dependent epimerase/dehydratase family protein: MTEAILILGGGGFVGRSLTRTLALKGTPVITVNRSTPGFEHPLVESVVGEFREPEAFAPLLTRSHTVVHLASTSTPGTSAARPLQEVNTNLYITASLLQALQDHPDVELLYMSSGGSLYADASGLPSDESARVHPRSYHGAAKLASEHLISAWCDQFDGRATILRPSNIYGPGQPERPGFGVIPAAFGKILRNETLHVWGDGSVRRDYVYIDDLIRLCTMILGTPMPKGTRIFNACSGTSISLNELFDVMEAATGRPLHRSYDASRAVDASCIAMDATHAAKVYSWRHQTSLKEGLIQTWDWISCAMS, from the coding sequence ATGACTGAGGCGATACTCATTCTAGGCGGAGGCGGTTTTGTCGGGCGCAGCCTGACACGAACCTTGGCCTTGAAGGGCACGCCGGTCATCACCGTCAACCGCAGCACGCCGGGATTCGAGCATCCCCTGGTTGAATCGGTAGTCGGCGAATTCCGGGAACCGGAAGCCTTCGCCCCTTTGCTCACGCGTAGCCATACTGTCGTGCACCTCGCTTCCACATCAACGCCGGGCACGTCGGCAGCGCGACCGTTGCAGGAGGTGAACACCAATCTTTACATCACCGCATCCTTGCTTCAGGCGCTCCAGGATCACCCTGACGTGGAGCTTTTGTACATGTCCTCCGGAGGTTCGTTATACGCAGACGCCTCCGGCTTGCCATCCGACGAAAGCGCGCGTGTCCACCCCCGCTCGTATCACGGCGCAGCCAAGCTCGCTTCGGAACACCTCATCTCAGCCTGGTGCGACCAGTTCGACGGCAGGGCCACCATCCTGCGCCCCTCGAACATCTATGGCCCGGGCCAGCCCGAACGCCCCGGCTTCGGCGTTATTCCGGCCGCCTTTGGCAAAATTCTGCGCAACGAGACACTCCATGTATGGGGTGATGGATCTGTCCGCCGCGACTATGTCTACATCGACGACCTGATCCGACTCTGCACCATGATTCTCGGTACCCCCATGCCCAAAGGCACGAGGATATTCAATGCCTGCAGCGGCACCAGCATCAGCCTCAACGAGCTCTTCGATGTCATGGAAGCGGCTACGGGCAGGCCATTGCATCGCAGCTACGATGCCAGCAGGGCTGTAGACGCATCGTGCATCGCCATGGACGCTACACACGCGGCAAAAGTCTACAGCTGGCGCCATCAGACGTCCCTGAAAGAAGGCCTAATACAGACATGGGACTGGATCAGCTGTGCCATGTCCTGA
- a CDS encoding glycosyltransferase family 4 protein, with the protein MRVFLVSTMYPRDAAGWRGVFIRNMVYALARAPSIELAVWAPPGELPEGVIKASTPAEAQWLGKLVDLGGISHMMRSGGIRALLAPIKLLLLLAAAYRRHPDTDIYHVNWLQSALPLPRDGKPALITVLGNDLRLLRLPFMRFLLRRMTQGRKVAICPNAEWMRDPLQHAFGDVAEICPVSFGIDPVWYAIGRTQVANHPKRWIVVARLTTDKLGPLFDWSYPLFRDGSRELHLFGPMEQDIDVPDWVHYHGPAAPAQLAEEWFPHACGLVTLSRHAEGRPQVMLEAMAAGLPIIASRMPAHATVVVDGETGLLCDSEETYGKALGMLEDEATNRRFGEAARHRVTEELGTWDDCANRYRRIYTRLLEGRKDD; encoded by the coding sequence ATGCGCGTATTCCTGGTCAGCACCATGTACCCACGCGATGCTGCCGGTTGGCGTGGCGTGTTCATCAGAAACATGGTTTACGCGCTGGCGCGCGCACCTTCCATCGAACTGGCCGTGTGGGCACCACCCGGCGAACTTCCCGAGGGAGTCATCAAGGCCTCCACTCCAGCAGAAGCGCAGTGGCTCGGGAAGCTCGTCGACCTCGGCGGCATCTCGCACATGATGCGGAGCGGCGGCATCCGGGCACTGCTTGCACCGATCAAGCTGCTGCTCCTGCTCGCAGCAGCCTATCGGAGGCATCCGGACACGGACATCTACCACGTCAACTGGCTGCAGTCTGCTCTGCCCCTGCCACGCGACGGCAAACCTGCCCTCATAACCGTGCTGGGCAATGACCTGAGGCTGCTAAGGTTGCCATTCATGCGTTTCCTGCTTCGCAGGATGACGCAAGGGCGCAAGGTGGCCATCTGTCCGAACGCCGAGTGGATGCGCGATCCCCTGCAACATGCATTCGGCGACGTCGCCGAGATCTGTCCTGTTTCATTCGGCATCGATCCGGTCTGGTACGCCATAGGCCGCACACAAGTGGCCAATCATCCGAAGCGCTGGATCGTGGTTGCGCGTCTTACCACGGACAAGCTCGGGCCGCTGTTCGACTGGTCATACCCGCTCTTCAGGGACGGTTCGCGTGAATTGCACTTGTTCGGACCCATGGAGCAGGACATCGATGTACCCGATTGGGTGCACTACCATGGCCCCGCCGCGCCGGCGCAATTGGCCGAAGAGTGGTTTCCTCACGCCTGCGGACTGGTAACGTTGAGCCGCCACGCCGAGGGACGGCCACAGGTGATGCTGGAAGCTATGGCTGCCGGCCTACCGATCATTGCCTCCCGCATGCCGGCGCACGCCACCGTCGTTGTCGACGGCGAGACAGGCCTGCTGTGCGACTCCGAGGAAACCTATGGCAAAGCACTGGGTATGCTGGAGGACGAAGCCACCAATCGTCGTTTCGGGGAAGCTGCGCGCCATCGTGTGACCGAGGAGCTCGGTACGTGGGACGACTGCGCAAATCGTTATCGGCGTATCTACACGCGGCTACTTGAGGGAAGGAAAGATGACTGA
- a CDS encoding class I SAM-dependent methyltransferase: MGRRQIPEGLKNATGVILDVGAADRWIAAHLPETASYVALDYPATGNEFYSARPDIFADACHLPVADACVDGVVCLEVIEHVPDPALAVKEIARVLKPGGRAWISMPFLYPLHNEPFDFQRYTEFGLRRDMARAKLEVTDLHRSGHAVRAAGLVMCLAIAGGVDTRRGALKMLLLPVALVAIFTTNVTTWLLSLAWPNWDNISTGHHLEVRKPCEPAVTPDRA; encoded by the coding sequence TTGGGTCGACGCCAAATCCCCGAAGGTCTCAAAAACGCAACAGGGGTTATTCTCGACGTCGGTGCGGCCGACCGATGGATCGCCGCCCATCTGCCCGAAACAGCGAGTTATGTCGCGCTGGATTACCCGGCAACCGGCAATGAGTTTTACAGCGCAAGACCGGATATTTTCGCCGATGCCTGCCATCTCCCTGTCGCCGATGCTTGCGTCGATGGCGTCGTCTGTCTCGAGGTGATTGAGCACGTTCCGGATCCTGCCCTGGCGGTCAAGGAGATAGCACGCGTACTGAAGCCTGGCGGTCGTGCCTGGATTTCCATGCCATTCCTCTACCCCCTGCACAACGAACCCTTCGACTTCCAGCGCTATACCGAATTCGGTCTGCGCAGGGACATGGCGCGCGCCAAACTGGAAGTCACGGATCTGCATCGATCCGGCCATGCGGTACGTGCAGCCGGCCTGGTTATGTGCCTGGCAATCGCCGGTGGGGTCGATACGAGGCGCGGAGCTCTGAAGATGCTTCTGCTACCGGTGGCCTTGGTCGCGATTTTTACCACCAACGTGACCACCTGGCTCCTGTCATTGGCCTGGCCTAACTGGGACAACATTTCCACCGGGCACCATCTGGAGGTGCGCAAGCCATGTGAACCGGCCGTAACCCCGGACCGCGCATAG
- a CDS encoding electron transfer flavoprotein subunit alpha/FixB family protein, giving the protein MSKILVIAEHLGGKLNSSTARAVSAAAAVKGEAIDVLVLADNVDAIAAEAAKIDGVSRVLTVTRPENAHPLAAVLAPQIAKAAAGYSHVFVPSTTFGKDVAPRVAALLGVAQVSDVMSVEATHTFKRPIYAGNAIITVEADAAHTVVATIRSASWPAAATGANSAPVEALAVDAALPAHTRFVELKQGSSDRPDLQSASKVVSGGRGVGSKENFDIIFKFADKIGAAVGASRAAVDAGYVPSDLQVGQTGKIIAPELYMAIGISGAIQHLTGIKDAGTIVAINKDGEAPIFEIADLGLVGDLFKIIPELETALS; this is encoded by the coding sequence ATGAGCAAGATCCTGGTCATCGCCGAACACCTCGGTGGCAAACTCAACTCCTCCACCGCGCGCGCCGTAAGCGCTGCCGCTGCGGTGAAGGGCGAAGCGATCGACGTACTGGTACTGGCTGACAATGTCGACGCGATCGCCGCCGAGGCGGCAAAGATCGACGGCGTAAGTCGCGTACTCACCGTCACCCGTCCCGAGAATGCACATCCGCTGGCCGCCGTGCTCGCCCCGCAGATCGCCAAGGCCGCCGCCGGCTACAGCCACGTGTTCGTGCCGTCCACCACGTTCGGCAAGGACGTCGCCCCGCGCGTCGCCGCCCTGCTCGGCGTAGCCCAGGTCAGCGACGTGATGAGCGTCGAGGCCACGCACACCTTCAAGCGCCCGATCTACGCCGGCAACGCGATCATCACGGTCGAAGCCGATGCCGCCCACACCGTCGTCGCCACGATCCGCTCGGCCTCCTGGCCGGCCGCCGCCACCGGCGCCAACAGCGCGCCGGTGGAAGCGCTGGCCGTCGACGCAGCCCTGCCCGCGCATACCCGCTTCGTCGAGCTGAAGCAGGGCAGCAGCGATCGCCCCGACCTGCAGAGCGCCAGCAAGGTCGTCTCCGGCGGCCGTGGCGTCGGCTCGAAGGAGAACTTCGATATCATCTTCAAGTTCGCGGACAAGATCGGCGCCGCCGTCGGCGCCTCGCGCGCCGCCGTGGACGCCGGCTACGTGCCCAGCGACCTGCAGGTCGGCCAGACCGGCAAGATCATCGCCCCCGAGCTGTACATGGCCATCGGCATCTCCGGCGCCATCCAGCACCTCACCGGCATCAAGGACGCCGGTACCATCGTGGCGATCAACAAGGACGGCGAGGCGCCGATCTTCGAGATTGCGGACCTTGGCCTGGTGGGAGATCTGTTCAAGATCATTCCGGAGCTTGAGACGGCACTGAGCTGA